In Francisella orientalis FNO12, the sequence TCCTGTAGTAATCATTATCGCTGCAGCTAAATAATTAATATCATGCTACTTATAGTTAACTACAAGACCAAAAATAGCTGTAAATCCTACTACAAGAAGAGAAATAGGAACTACGGTATGAAAGTCTAAACCTACACCATAAGTAAGTAATGGAACTGCTAATATAGATCCTCCACCACCAGTTAAGCCTAAAGCAATTCCGCAAATAAATCCAAATATAGTCAAAAACATATTACTCTTCTTTACCACATTTTAGGTTAGCTGGAACTGCGATATCTATATAATTTGGTGGAGGTAATTTTAAATCATCCATTATCTTAGCATACTCTTCCGGCGAGTTTACTTGTAGTCTTGGATTATTTCTCTTTTCTTCGGCAACACTACTACTAGTAACACCGTTATAATCATGACCAGGATATATAATTGTGCTACCTGGTAAAGTCATAGGTTTAGTCATAATACTCTCATATGCAGCATAAGAATCACCATTTTGAAAATCAGTTCTACCAGCCCTCTAATCAGCAAAGTGTCTCCAGTGAAAAGCATATTCTCTGTTATAAAACAGTAAGAGTCATCTGTATGACCAGGTGCATATATTGCTTTAATCTTATAATTACCAAATGTTAATATATCTCCATCAAATACTCTTTTAGTTGGGCATTGCGCTTTCGTTTCTCCACCTAGTACTATATTCACAGCCGGTTTCTTTTCTTAAAATACCTCGGCTGTCACATGATCTGCATGAACATGCGTATCCACATTTAAGATCAAGTTCTTTCAATAGTTTTAAATACTGCTGAACATTAAATCTAACAGGATCTATTATTATAGTTTCCCTAGTTTACTCACAAACTAAAATATAAGTATAAGTATCTCTATCAATTAGTTGTCTAAAAATCATAGTTCCCCCTAGATATATTTATCTGTTCTAGTTTAAGTTATTGAAATACGGCGCTCGCCCGTAATGCGCTCAATAGTGCTATAATAGTTAGAAATCATAGCATAACTACCGGCAATATTATAAACATCATAACCATGATGTTGTAACATTAGAGTCACATTATATGATCTTTGACCTGATTGACAATGTACATATACCGGCTTAGCTTTATCAAGCTCTGATAATCTATTTCTAATCTCAGACATTAGTATACTTTTAGCACCTACTAACATGCCCTTAGATGTTTCACCAAATTCTCTAACATCAATAATTTGAGCATTCTCGGCTAAAAGCTTTTCAACATCAGTAAATAAAACTTGTTTAAAATCTCCATTTAAAAGATTATTAGCAACATAGCCAGTATGGTTAACTACATCTTTACCTGTTGAATATGGAGGAGCATAACATAATTCAAGATCTTGAAGATCTTCTACTGTCATACCCGCTTTGATAGCTGTTGCAAACACATCTGCCTCTTATCAACGATACCTTTACCAATTGTCTGAGCACCTAGAAGTTTACCTGTGTTACTCTCAAACAATATTTTTGTAAATACATTTTGAGCATTAGGCATAATACTTACTCTATCAAATGGCGCTGTATATGCTACCTGATAATCGTTATCTAAATTATGAAACTTAATCCAAGCTTCGTTTAAGCCCGTTGCTGCACCAGTATAATCAAATATCTGGATGATTGATGAAGCAATATAGCCTTTGTTTATAATTTTTCTACCATTTATATGATCTGCGATTAAGCGACCTTGCTTATTAGCTGGTCCTGCTAACGGCAAATTAAAATCTTGACCAGTAAAGAGGATTTTTAACAAATATAGCATCACCTACTGCATAAATATCTTTATCTGATGTTTGATAATTCTCATTAACAACAATATGGTCACTTTTAGCTAGTTCAATGCCTACATTTTTTAGAAATGCAGTATCTAGTGACACACCAATAGCTAAAACCACTAAATCTGACTTAACTTCTTTACCTGATTCAAGCAGAACCTTATCAGATTCAAAACCAACTACTTTCTCAGATAGCATCAAGTTTATATCATGGTCTAATAACTCTTTTTCTAGATACTTAACCATTTCATAATCAAATGGACGCATAATTTGGTTAGCCATCTCAACTATAGTTACATTAAAGCCTCTTTCTTTAAGATTATCTACAACCTCAATACCAATGAAGCCTGCTCCTATAACTGTCACGTCTTTGACAGGTTTTCACTATCGAAAACAGCTTTATGGATTTTTTTGACATCGACAACATTTCTTAATATGAAATGATTGATTGTCCCAAGACCTTCAAAAGGGGGAACTATCGGCTTAGCACCTACAGCTAACACTAGCTTATCATAGCTTTCAGTATACTCTTCTCGAGTTATGTGGTTTATAACAGTTACAGTTTTATTTGATTTATCAACACTGATAACTTCTGAGTTTGTACGAGCCTCAATATTATATCTTATGTCGAACTTCTCTGGAGTCATTAATATCAGTTTTTCAGCCGGCTCGATATGCTCGCCTAAATGATAAGGTAAACCACAGTTAGAAAATGATGCGTGTAGGCCTTTTTCAAACATTATTATTTCTGCTTTATCATCAAGTCTTCTCAGTCTTACAGCTGCTGATGCTCCTGCAGCAACACCACCAACTATGAGATATTTTTTAGCCATTATAAGCTCTTCTAGAAATATTATATAAAGTGTTATTTTCTTTTATTATATGGTAAAAATTCTAACATTATTGCTAAACCACATGTGCCTGTTAAGCCAGCGAATAAAAGTCCAGCTCCAAAGAACCCACTCAAAATCGCAAAATATTGCGATACTGTAAACGAAAGCACTGCACCTAACAATACCATAAAACCAACTATTATCTGTACTTGACGCATTATTGGCAGAGGTTCTTTAACATTTTTTTGTAGGTTGCTTGTGCTGTTTCCAAGCATTCAAACCACCTTCTAACAAATATACTGCTTTCGCGTTTAGATCTTTTACTTTAGTAGCTGCTTGATTAGTTCTATTACCAGACTGACAGTGAAGTACAACAATCTCATTAGGCTGGATGTTAGCATCATATATTTCATCAATAGAAATATTCTCAGACAATCAATACACTCTCTATTATGCTCACCTGTTGTTCTGATATCTATTAATTTTACCTTTTCTTTTTTTTGTAATTCCAAAAAATCTTTAACTGAAATATTTTTTACTTTACTCATGTTTGCTCTTCTTTATGTTAAGCTTTTTCTAATTTAGTTAATCCTAATATATTGTTTAAATTTTTTACTTTTTTTCTTCGCTGCAGTATATGCCATATAATGCTTCTAAGATTTTTATCACAGAAGAATCTTTAATACTATAATAAACATTTTGCGATTCCTTTCTACACTTAACTAACCCTTTATTTCTAAGAACAGACAGGTGCTGAGAAAAAGCTGACTGACTTAGATCAGAATATTCTGCAAGTTCTCCAACTGTCATTTCTTTCCTTAATAACAAACAAAGTATCAATAACCTAGATTCATGAGATATTGCTTTTAGCAAAGATGAAGCTTTACTAGCATTATCTTTCATTTGTATCAAATCCATAATTATTATTAACATGTGTAGTTTCTAATTCAAAATATTAGCAATATACTAATTTAGAAATCAATAATATATTCAAATATATAGAACATAATTAGCTTGATTTTTTCTTAGTAAAGAAAATACTACTTACAAAACTAATTACTATTATTAATACGATGATAAACAAACCACTATTAAACTTACGCCATTCATTATGTACGGTAGTATCATACAACCATTTTGAATATGGTGAAGACTGGTTGTAGTAATATACTACATGAGTCTCTCCTATGATATATCCAGTCAATGGTTGTATAACAATACCATTAAATAAGTAAGTAAAAGTTAATACTAATGAATTAGCTAATGGTCTTATTGAGAACTGCTTAAATAACAACTTAATCTCTTGGAACGCTAGTATAGCTCCGCCACATCCAACACCATATAAGAAATTAAATACGAAAGCTATTTCAAAAACTATATCCGTACCGTCATAAGCACTTGGAGCGTATCCACATATAGTTGTAGTTCCACTCTTTAACAATTCTTTGAAAAGTATGTCAAATTCCTTATGAGCTAAAGAGCTACTATTAAAACTAGCTTCACTTGGGAAAATATATCCATCTAACCACTCTAAAAGCTTTTCACCATAAGCACCTACAGCTTTTGTTTGAGTTGTATACATATGTGTATCGATAAGTCCTGGCATAATTAATTTACCAGAGTAATCTATCAATTTAGCATTTTCACCTACGTTGATCTTATGAAAATCGTTAACCTCAGTTATCAAACTATTTTCGACGACAACTGCACCATCTCTTAGAAATGTATAGTCTTTTGAATCAGAAAATAAGTTGTCAACCTTATGACCTAATAATGACTGAAGTGTTGCATTTTTGTTGAATGTAAAGATACTTGCACGATATATTGTTTTCATAATTATTATCCTCTTGTTGATTTATCGTTATTTAAACTAAATAAATCCATTCGGGTCAATTGAGGATTATATAACCAGCAGATAAGCACCGGGCCTAATTGAATTATCTAACCAAATAGACAAACTATTATATGATATGGTAAAAATAGTAAAGTCAAATTTTTAAAAAAACTTTTCTAAACTCTTCAGCGTAATAAACTGTCTGCCCCTTTAGTTTAGCTAATTTATTTGATATATCTAGCACCATAAAAACATCTTCTGGGACATCATACTCACATTTTATTTTGTACTCTATGGTCGCTTTAAAGCCAAACTTCGGATAATAACTAGGATGCCCTAAAACAAATATTGCATCAATATTATTTTTCTTAGCTTCTTTTATCATCATTTCAATAAGCTTAGTACCTATTCCTTTATGTTGATATTTGGGTGCTACAGACATTGGAGCTAATCCACATATTTTAAGCTCATCAGTTTCTTCAGCTGTCATTTTCGAGAGAATTACTTGGCCTATTATGTTACCTTCATCTGTCTCAGCAACCAAAGATATTAAACTTTGATGATCTGTATGTAACAGCCTAACCAACATCTCCTCATCACCGG encodes:
- a CDS encoding ArsR/SmtB family transcription factor, which codes for MDLIQMKDNASKASSLLKAISHESRLLILCLLLRKEMTVGELAEYSDLSQSAFSQHLSVLRNKGLVKCRKESQNVYYSIKDSSVIKILEALYGIYCSEEKK
- a CDS encoding amidohydrolase family protein; translated protein: MKTIYRASIFTFNKNATLQSLLGHKVDNLFSDSKDYTFLRDGAVVVENSLITEVNDFHKINVGENAKLIDYSGKLIMPGLIDTHMYTTQTKAVGAYGEKLLEWLDGYIFPSEASFNSSSLAHKEFDILFKELLKSGTTTICGYAPSAYDGTDIVFEIAFVFNFLYGVGCGGAILAFQEIKLLFKQFSIRPLANSLVLTFTYLFNGIVIQPLTGYIIGETHVVYYYNQSSPYSKWLYDTTVHNEWRKFNSGLFIIVLIIVISFVSSIFFTKKKSS
- a CDS encoding GNAT family N-acetyltransferase; protein product: MHVKIRYENLKDQEQIYKLISEAFDTGDEEMLVRLLHTDHQSLISLVAETDEGNIIGQVILSKMTAEETDELKICGLAPMSVAPKYQHKGIGTKLIEMMIKEAKKNNIDAIFVLGHPSYYPKFGFKATIEYKIKCEYDVPEDVFMVLDISNKLAKLKGQTVYYAEEFRKVFLKI